One genomic region from Curtobacterium sp. 9128 encodes:
- a CDS encoding ABC transporter permease, protein MTSRSGTAAPWWLPVPAVLGGLFVVVPVLAMVGRVDWTSFVALVTAPSSLTALGLSLGTAAAATGIAFVLGLPLAVVFSRVRSRWVGVARAVVLLPLVLPPVVGGLALLAAFGRIGPVGGFLADHGVRIAFTTAAVVMAQTFVAMPFLVSAIEGSLRIGGDRLERIASTLGAGPTRVLFTVTIPRALPGIASGLVLCFARALGEFGATLTFAGSLEGVTRTLPLEIYLQREVDPDTAVALALVLVVVAVVVIGLTSIRTGARAAWS, encoded by the coding sequence GTGACGAGCAGGTCGGGCACGGCGGCACCGTGGTGGTTGCCGGTCCCGGCCGTGCTCGGGGGACTGTTCGTCGTCGTCCCGGTGCTCGCGATGGTCGGCCGGGTGGACTGGACGTCCTTCGTCGCGCTCGTCACCGCACCGTCGTCCCTCACCGCACTGGGGTTGAGCCTCGGCACGGCCGCGGCCGCGACCGGCATCGCGTTCGTCCTCGGGCTCCCGCTCGCCGTCGTCTTCTCCCGCGTCCGCTCCCGCTGGGTCGGTGTCGCGCGCGCCGTCGTGCTCCTGCCCCTCGTCCTGCCACCCGTCGTCGGCGGACTCGCCCTCCTCGCAGCGTTCGGCCGCATCGGGCCCGTCGGTGGCTTCCTCGCCGACCACGGCGTCCGCATCGCGTTCACCACGGCGGCGGTCGTGATGGCGCAGACGTTCGTCGCGATGCCGTTCCTCGTGTCGGCGATCGAGGGCTCGCTCCGGATCGGCGGCGACCGGCTGGAGCGCATCGCGTCCACGCTCGGTGCCGGTCCGACGCGGGTGCTGTTCACCGTGACGATCCCGCGTGCCCTGCCCGGCATCGCGTCCGGCCTGGTGCTCTGCTTCGCCAGGGCCCTCGGTGAGTTCGGTGCGACGCTGACCTTCGCCGGCAGCCTGGAGGGCGTCACCCGCACCCTGCCGCTGGAGATCTACCTGCAGCGGGAGGTCGACCCGGACACGGCCGTCGCGCTGGCGCTCGTGCTCGTCGTGGTCGCGGTCGTCGTGATCGGGCTGACCTCGATCCGCACCGGAGCCCGGGCGGCCTGGTCGTGA
- a CDS encoding TOBE domain-containing protein gives MSRLRIKDAARYLGVSDDTVRRLVDNGTFSRLADDAGRAVVDGRELATHAKAHGASLPDPAAPVRSSARNRFVGIVTDLVVDTVMAQVELQCGPHRVVSLMSAEAVRDLGLEIGSVAVASVKATMVTVETPDADD, from the coding sequence ATGAGCCGCTTGCGCATCAAGGACGCCGCCCGTTACCTGGGTGTGAGCGACGACACGGTGCGGCGGCTCGTCGACAACGGGACCTTCTCGCGACTCGCCGACGACGCCGGTCGCGCGGTGGTCGACGGGCGCGAGCTCGCCACGCACGCCAAGGCCCACGGGGCGTCGCTGCCCGATCCGGCGGCACCGGTGCGGAGCTCGGCGCGCAACCGCTTCGTCGGCATCGTGACGGACCTCGTCGTCGACACCGTCATGGCCCAGGTCGAGCTGCAGTGCGGTCCGCACCGGGTCGTCTCGCTGATGAGCGCGGAGGCCGTCCGCGACCTGGGGCTCGAGATCGGGTCGGTCGCCGTCGCCTCGGTGAAGGCGACGATGGTCACCGTGGAGACACCGGATGCCGACGACTGA
- a CDS encoding ATP-binding cassette domain-containing protein: protein MSGLRAHVVLRDRDVDVVVEVGPDECVAVIGPNGAGKSSIVEAVAGLLALDAGSIDIDGSTVDGGRRPVPPHRRRVGLVAQRSDLFPNLSVAGNVGYGPRSAGRRGREARVASDRALVLVDAVGLADRDPATLSGGQAQRVAIARALAADPAVLLLDEPTSALDVEARGSVRAALATAIAGRPSLLVTHDPIEVVTLATRVLVVDHGRVVESGTTAEVLGRPTSDFGAAFSGLVLLAGTATAGGIALDGGGELSGRTRVEPPGRRCLAAYHPTAAVVGPDGSGLLRTVTALEPRDGLVRIHAQELVADVTVAAASRLGLAVGDDVRIAVPVGEVDVYEPRR from the coding sequence GTGAGCGGGCTCCGCGCCCACGTGGTCCTGCGGGACCGCGACGTCGACGTGGTCGTCGAGGTGGGGCCGGACGAGTGCGTCGCGGTCATCGGGCCGAACGGCGCCGGCAAGTCGTCGATCGTCGAGGCCGTCGCCGGCCTGCTCGCACTCGACGCCGGGTCGATCGACATCGACGGCAGCACGGTCGACGGCGGCCGTCGACCCGTGCCACCGCACCGACGCCGGGTCGGTCTGGTCGCGCAGCGCTCCGACCTGTTCCCGAACCTGTCGGTGGCCGGCAACGTCGGCTACGGTCCGCGGTCCGCCGGAAGGCGCGGACGGGAGGCACGGGTCGCCTCCGACAGGGCCCTGGTACTCGTCGACGCGGTCGGGTTGGCCGACCGCGATCCCGCGACCCTGTCCGGCGGGCAGGCGCAGCGCGTCGCGATCGCCCGGGCGCTCGCCGCCGACCCCGCCGTGCTCCTGCTCGACGAGCCCACGTCCGCGCTCGACGTCGAGGCGCGGGGCAGCGTGCGTGCGGCCCTGGCGACCGCGATCGCCGGGCGCCCGAGCCTGCTCGTCACGCACGACCCCATCGAGGTCGTCACGCTCGCGACCCGGGTGCTCGTCGTCGACCACGGCCGGGTCGTCGAGTCCGGCACGACCGCCGAGGTCCTCGGGCGTCCGACGAGCGACTTCGGTGCCGCGTTCTCCGGACTGGTGCTGCTCGCCGGGACCGCCACCGCTGGTGGGATCGCGCTCGACGGCGGCGGCGAGCTGTCGGGGCGGACGCGGGTCGAGCCTCCAGGCCGCCGGTGTCTGGCGGCCTACCACCCGACCGCCGCGGTCGTCGGCCCTGACGGCTCCGGTCTGCTGCGGACCGTCACCGCGCTCGAGCCGCGGGACGGACTCGTGCGCATCCATGCGCAGGAGCTGGTCGCGGACGTGACCGTGGCGGCCGCCAGCAGGCTCGGGCTCGCGGTCGGTGACGACGTCCGGATCGCGGTGCCGGTCGGCGAAGTGGACGTGTACGAACCGCGACGGTGA
- a CDS encoding PLP-dependent transferase — translation MGTTEEGWAFETRQIRAGFKADPGFGGNVPPIAQSAAFVYPSSEEAAGRFMLDVPGHTYSRVNNPSAAALERRIADLEGGVGALATASGQAATTLAILGVARAGAHVVSSASLYGATYTLFASTLRDLGIEFTFVQDPTDLDEWAAAVRPETRAFFGESIPNPRGDVLDFAGVAGVAHDAGVPLIVDNTIATPYLVRPFEHGADIVVHSATKYLAGHGSAIAGLLVDGGTFDWAAHAAKYPQLTTLDSGFAGTNFAERFGNRAFIMRTRTKVAADLGPAIAPFNAFLVLQGIQTLSLRMDRHVSNAATVATWLDAHDQVDRVHYAGLPDSPWHHLQQRYVPAGPSAVMAFDLAGGVEAGRRFVGALELFDHVSNIGDVRSLVVHPASTTHVQMTTEQRAAAGVGDGLIRLSIGLEHPDDILADLERGFSAARAG, via the coding sequence ATGGGGACGACGGAAGAGGGCTGGGCGTTCGAGACCCGGCAGATCCGCGCCGGCTTCAAGGCCGATCCCGGGTTCGGCGGGAACGTGCCGCCGATCGCGCAGAGCGCCGCGTTCGTGTACCCGTCGTCGGAGGAGGCAGCGGGGCGCTTCATGCTCGACGTCCCCGGCCACACGTACTCGCGCGTCAACAACCCGTCGGCGGCAGCGCTCGAACGACGGATCGCGGACCTCGAGGGCGGTGTCGGCGCCCTGGCAACCGCCTCGGGTCAAGCGGCGACCACCCTGGCGATCCTCGGGGTCGCCCGGGCGGGCGCGCACGTGGTCTCGAGTGCCTCGCTGTACGGCGCCACGTACACGCTGTTCGCCTCGACGCTCCGTGACCTCGGCATCGAGTTCACCTTCGTGCAGGACCCGACCGACCTCGACGAGTGGGCGGCGGCCGTCCGCCCGGAGACCCGCGCGTTCTTCGGCGAGTCGATCCCGAACCCGCGCGGCGACGTCCTCGACTTCGCGGGCGTGGCCGGTGTCGCGCACGACGCCGGTGTCCCGCTCATCGTCGACAACACGATCGCCACGCCCTACCTCGTCCGGCCGTTCGAGCACGGCGCGGACATCGTCGTGCACTCGGCGACGAAGTACCTCGCCGGACACGGCAGTGCGATCGCCGGGCTGCTGGTCGACGGCGGCACCTTCGACTGGGCGGCGCACGCCGCCAAGTACCCGCAGCTGACGACGCTCGACTCCGGCTTCGCGGGGACCAACTTCGCCGAGCGGTTCGGGAACCGTGCGTTCATCATGCGCACCAGGACGAAGGTCGCCGCCGACCTCGGTCCCGCGATCGCCCCGTTCAACGCGTTCCTCGTGCTGCAGGGCATCCAGACCCTGTCGCTCCGGATGGACCGGCACGTGTCGAACGCGGCGACGGTGGCGACGTGGCTGGACGCACACGACCAGGTGGACCGCGTGCACTACGCCGGGCTGCCCGACTCGCCGTGGCACCACCTGCAGCAGCGCTACGTCCCGGCAGGCCCGTCGGCGGTGATGGCGTTCGACCTCGCCGGTGGAGTCGAGGCCGGTCGGCGCTTCGTCGGCGCACTCGAGCTGTTCGACCACGTGTCGAACATCGGCGACGTCCGGTCGCTCGTCGTGCACCCCGCGTCGACGACCCACGTGCAGATGACGACCGAGCAGCGGGCGGCAGCGGGGGTCGGCGACGGGCTCATCCGGCTGTCGATCGGCCTGGAGCACCCGGACGACATCCTGGCCGACCTGGAGCGGGGTTTCAGCGCAGCGCGCGCGGGATAG
- a CDS encoding glycosyltransferase family 39 protein yields the protein MSSPRTGSIRVPRPIDAPVVRSRLRGAAGALGLSVVRTPELSVGAIGALVSSAFAWVPSLWYDEAATVTSAQRSWPQLWAELHSVDAVHGLYYALMHVWFWLVGYTPFTLRFPSALAIGVAAGLVVALGRRLGGRRLGIVAGLVFIALPRVQWAGSEGRPYATVTALSVCLTLVGLTAVRRTRANGRHPVQWWIAYGALAVVAVTLNVYLALAVVAHAVVLLWTLVARRSAVRRSALSDRGGTVAAPLVTRRALVRWVIAGVAAAVVVSPLVIEVASQSKQVAWIAGITSRTDAQVFATAWFGGDNVYATVAWALMAVGVVTALVRARRTSPAVRDLFRAQTVRVALPLALVPTIVLVGATALGEHLYSPKYASLSLPFVAVLIALALTAIRPRVWLAGAVAALLVLSIPSAYDVKTPTSKQDSTWAKAASIIASVRDARPDADEGVIFGSVYKHPGATSDIIRVSYPWAFTGMTDLGVRKNGAESGVLWNQTGDLATTVPARLDDIDTVWFVGGTSRNIEPEAASVLAEHGFTAREHWKTGTVIMTEYVRAS from the coding sequence GTGAGTTCCCCCCGCACCGGCAGCATCCGGGTGCCCCGTCCGATCGACGCACCCGTGGTCCGTTCGCGGCTGCGCGGCGCCGCCGGAGCGCTCGGCCTGTCGGTCGTCCGGACGCCGGAGCTGTCCGTCGGTGCGATCGGCGCGCTGGTCTCGTCTGCCTTCGCCTGGGTGCCGTCGCTCTGGTACGACGAAGCCGCGACCGTCACCAGTGCCCAGCGCTCCTGGCCGCAGCTCTGGGCCGAACTGCACTCCGTGGACGCCGTGCACGGGCTCTACTACGCGCTCATGCACGTGTGGTTCTGGCTCGTCGGGTACACGCCGTTCACCCTCCGCTTCCCGAGCGCCCTCGCCATCGGTGTCGCCGCCGGACTCGTCGTCGCCCTCGGCCGCCGGCTCGGTGGCAGACGACTCGGGATCGTCGCGGGCCTCGTGTTCATCGCACTCCCCCGCGTGCAGTGGGCCGGCAGCGAAGGCCGGCCCTACGCGACCGTCACCGCGCTCTCGGTCTGTCTGACACTCGTCGGGCTCACGGCGGTGCGACGGACCCGAGCGAACGGACGGCACCCCGTCCAGTGGTGGATCGCGTACGGCGCGCTCGCCGTCGTCGCCGTGACGCTCAACGTCTACCTCGCGCTCGCGGTCGTCGCGCACGCGGTCGTCCTGCTCTGGACCCTCGTGGCCCGCAGGTCCGCCGTCCGTCGATCCGCACTCTCGGACCGCGGTGGCACGGTGGCCGCACCGCTGGTCACACGGCGCGCACTCGTCCGCTGGGTGATCGCCGGGGTGGCCGCGGCCGTCGTGGTGTCGCCCTTGGTGATCGAGGTCGCGTCGCAATCGAAGCAGGTCGCCTGGATCGCCGGCATCACCTCGCGGACCGACGCCCAGGTCTTCGCCACCGCGTGGTTCGGTGGCGACAACGTCTACGCGACGGTCGCCTGGGCGCTGATGGCCGTCGGCGTCGTCACCGCGCTGGTGCGGGCACGCCGGACGTCTCCTGCCGTCCGTGACCTGTTCCGCGCACAGACCGTGCGGGTGGCACTCCCCCTGGCGCTCGTCCCGACCATCGTTCTGGTGGGCGCGACCGCGCTCGGTGAGCACCTGTACTCCCCGAAGTACGCGAGCCTGAGCCTGCCGTTCGTCGCCGTCCTGATCGCCCTGGCGCTGACCGCGATCCGCCCGCGGGTGTGGCTCGCAGGGGCGGTCGCAGCGCTCCTCGTCCTGTCGATCCCGTCCGCGTACGACGTCAAGACACCGACGTCCAAGCAGGACTCGACGTGGGCGAAGGCCGCGTCGATCATCGCGTCGGTCCGGGACGCCCGACCGGACGCCGACGAAGGCGTCATCTTCGGCAGTGTGTACAAGCACCCGGGGGCCACGTCGGACATCATCCGGGTGTCCTACCCGTGGGCGTTCACCGGCATGACCGACCTCGGCGTCCGGAAGAACGGCGCGGAGTCCGGCGTCCTGTGGAACCAGACCGGCGACCTCGCCACGACGGTCCCGGCGCGGCTCGACGACATCGACACCGTGTGGTTCGTCGGCGGGACCTCGCGGAACATCGAGCCTGAGGCGGCGTCCGTCCTCGCCGAGCACGGGTTCACCGCCCGCGAGCACTGGAAGACCGGCACCGTGATCATGACCGAGTACGTCCGCGCCTCCTGA
- the modA gene encoding molybdate ABC transporter substrate-binding protein, whose translation MRTTTITAAVTAAVVAVVLAGCSTGSAGTGTATGTAKDSSSASAGPTGTITVFAAASLQKTFTELGSDYEDAHPGTTVKFSFAGSSDLVTQIQNGAPADVFASADEANMTKLTKADLISGTTPAFATNVLQIAVAPGNPKKITNLDDLTASGLQVVTCAAPVPCGAATEQVEQAAGVTLHPVSEEQSVTDVLGKVESGQADAGLVYVTDVKGAGDKVDGVSFDESKSAVNTYPIGVVRGSSNVALAKSFSAYVRSAEGEKVLTTAGFGAP comes from the coding sequence ATGCGCACCACGACCATCACCGCCGCCGTCACGGCCGCTGTCGTCGCCGTCGTCCTGGCCGGGTGCAGCACGGGCAGCGCCGGCACCGGCACAGCCACCGGCACCGCGAAGGACAGCAGCAGTGCGAGCGCCGGCCCGACCGGCACGATCACGGTGTTCGCTGCCGCTTCGCTGCAGAAGACCTTCACCGAGCTGGGATCGGACTACGAGGACGCGCACCCCGGCACGACGGTGAAGTTCTCGTTCGCCGGCTCGAGCGACCTCGTCACGCAGATCCAGAACGGTGCGCCGGCCGACGTGTTCGCGAGCGCCGACGAGGCGAACATGACGAAGCTCACCAAGGCCGACCTGATCAGCGGCACGACCCCGGCGTTCGCCACCAACGTGCTGCAGATCGCCGTCGCTCCGGGGAACCCGAAGAAGATCACGAACCTCGACGACCTCACCGCCTCCGGTCTGCAGGTCGTCACGTGCGCGGCCCCGGTGCCGTGCGGCGCGGCGACCGAGCAGGTCGAGCAGGCTGCCGGCGTCACCCTGCATCCGGTCAGCGAGGAACAGTCCGTCACGGACGTCCTCGGCAAGGTCGAGTCGGGACAGGCCGACGCCGGGCTCGTCTACGTCACGGACGTCAAGGGCGCGGGCGACAAGGTGGACGGGGTGTCGTTCGACGAGTCGAAGAGCGCCGTGAACACGTACCCGATCGGCGTCGTGCGGGGTTCGTCGAACGTCGCGCTCGCGAAGTCGTTCAGCGCGTACGTCCGCTCGGCCGAGGGCGAGAAGGTGCTCACGACGGCGGGCTTCGGCGCACCGTGA
- a CDS encoding GNAT family N-acetyltransferase, producing MRHDVRPIEPSDADRLAELLVENRAYLAPWDPVRPDTFFTADGQRAEILACVRRRERGQMLPLVITTDGVVVGRLNINAIVLGAFMSGTLGYWVAEESAGHGAATAAVGLAVRRAFDQLGLHRVEAGTLPHNARSQRVLEKNGFERYGYAPRYLRIAGEWQDHVLFQRLSD from the coding sequence ATGCGCCACGACGTCCGACCGATCGAACCGTCCGACGCCGACCGGCTCGCCGAGCTCCTCGTCGAGAACCGCGCGTACCTCGCCCCGTGGGACCCGGTGCGCCCTGACACGTTCTTCACGGCCGACGGGCAGCGCGCCGAGATCCTCGCGTGCGTCCGACGCCGCGAGCGGGGGCAGATGCTGCCGCTGGTCATCACCACCGACGGCGTCGTCGTGGGGCGCCTGAACATCAACGCGATCGTCCTCGGCGCGTTCATGTCGGGGACGCTCGGGTACTGGGTCGCCGAGGAGTCCGCCGGACACGGGGCCGCGACCGCGGCCGTGGGGCTCGCGGTCCGCCGTGCCTTCGACCAGCTCGGGCTGCACCGGGTCGAGGCGGGGACGCTGCCGCACAACGCACGGTCGCAGCGGGTCCTCGAGAAGAACGGCTTCGAGCGCTACGGCTACGCGCCGAGGTACCTCCGGATCGCCGGCGAGTGGCAGGACCACGTCCTGTTCCAGCGACTGTCCGACTGA
- a CDS encoding ThiF family adenylyltransferase, which yields MPTTDQHEHLTPGRRRLGSRTAALDAGGDPVLERLASARVLVVGAGGLGAPVVAYLAGSGIARLTIVDPDVVDASNLARQTLFGTADIGVPKAEVAAARVRAVDPECRVDAVVGSFHADLVAGHDVVVDAADSVVVTRAVSDACARHGVPFVWGTVLGYDGQVSVFDDRVVDFHDLHPEVRPDEGSCALDGVLPALCGAVGSVMAAQVTALVAGLGEPLLGRVLSVDARRWRWTESPLRRGPGSRRPDAPEVAPGNRISPSALAARIADAADPVVVVDVRTPAERAGGVITGAIPPEDLPDDGGPVVVVCARGPRAVAWAASADRPTTILDGGMQAWVREGLPTV from the coding sequence ATGCCGACGACTGACCAGCACGAGCACCTGACCCCTGGACGCCGTCGCCTCGGGTCCCGTACCGCGGCGCTCGACGCCGGCGGTGATCCCGTCCTCGAACGGCTGGCGTCCGCCCGTGTGCTCGTCGTCGGTGCCGGTGGACTCGGTGCCCCGGTCGTGGCGTACCTGGCGGGGAGCGGCATCGCCCGGCTGACGATCGTCGATCCCGACGTCGTCGACGCGTCGAACCTCGCCAGGCAGACGCTCTTCGGCACCGCGGACATCGGGGTGCCGAAGGCCGAGGTCGCAGCTGCCCGTGTCCGTGCCGTCGACCCCGAGTGCCGGGTCGACGCCGTCGTCGGGTCCTTCCACGCGGACCTCGTCGCCGGGCACGACGTCGTGGTCGACGCCGCGGACTCGGTCGTCGTCACACGTGCGGTCTCGGACGCGTGCGCACGGCACGGGGTCCCGTTCGTGTGGGGGACGGTGCTCGGCTACGACGGGCAGGTCTCGGTGTTCGACGACCGCGTGGTGGACTTCCACGACCTGCATCCAGAGGTGCGACCGGACGAGGGCTCGTGCGCACTCGACGGGGTCCTGCCGGCGCTCTGCGGTGCGGTGGGCTCGGTGATGGCAGCACAGGTGACCGCGCTCGTCGCCGGGCTCGGGGAACCGCTGCTCGGTCGGGTGCTGAGCGTCGACGCCCGTCGGTGGCGGTGGACCGAGAGTCCGCTCCGGCGAGGCCCTGGGTCGCGACGACCGGACGCTCCCGAGGTGGCACCAGGGAACCGCATCTCGCCGTCGGCCCTCGCCGCGCGCATCGCGGACGCCGCCGATCCCGTGGTGGTCGTCGACGTCCGGACCCCGGCCGAGCGTGCCGGCGGCGTCATCACCGGGGCGATCCCGCCGGAGGACCTGCCGGACGACGGCGGCCCGGTGGTCGTCGTGTGCGCCCGGGGCCCGCGCGCCGTCGCCTGGGCAGCGAGCGCCGATCGGCCGACGACGATCCTCGACGGTGGCATGCAAGCGTGGGTCCGCGAGGGACTTCCCACTGTGTGA
- a CDS encoding MoaD/ThiS family protein produces MTTIRFFAAARAAVGLDETTTDAHTLDDALRAVRADDPERWTALQERCSYLVDGVSTRDRSTPLTGVALVDVMPPFAGG; encoded by the coding sequence GTGACGACGATCCGGTTCTTCGCCGCGGCGCGCGCTGCCGTCGGCCTCGACGAGACCACGACGGACGCCCACACGCTCGACGACGCCCTGCGCGCCGTGCGGGCCGACGACCCCGAGCGCTGGACGGCCCTGCAGGAGCGGTGCTCGTACCTCGTCGACGGCGTGAGCACCCGCGACCGGTCGACCCCGCTCACCGGTGTCGCACTGGTCGACGTGATGCCGCCCTTCGCCGGCGGCTGA
- a CDS encoding 4-(cytidine 5'-diphospho)-2-C-methyl-D-erythritol kinase yields the protein MTSLAAPTRVRTRAPGKINVFLSVGALQDDGYHDVATAYQAVSLFEDVVAEPADDFSVRFTGPIDTSAVPVDDTNLAIRAARLVAESAGYQGGVRLTIDKQVPVAGGMGGGSADAAATLLAVDTLWGTALGRDELLRLAAELGADVPFAFVGGTAVGTGRGDELSPALAKGEFHWVLGLSDDGLSTPAVYRALDEHRERYRADIAPAPSNPVVEANVLQALRAGDPDLLADCLHNDLQAPAMRLQPALAKTLELGEKSGALAGIVSGSGPTVAFLVADTDTALEVQVALSAIGMIAVRATGPVHGARVVH from the coding sequence ATGACCTCGCTGGCCGCACCGACCCGCGTGCGGACGCGCGCTCCCGGCAAGATCAACGTCTTCCTGTCCGTCGGCGCCCTGCAGGACGACGGCTACCACGACGTCGCGACGGCCTACCAGGCGGTGTCGTTGTTCGAGGACGTCGTCGCCGAACCCGCCGATGACTTCTCGGTGCGGTTCACCGGACCCATCGACACTTCGGCGGTGCCCGTTGACGACACGAACCTCGCGATCCGTGCTGCCCGGCTCGTGGCCGAGTCGGCGGGGTACCAGGGCGGCGTCCGGCTGACGATCGACAAGCAGGTCCCGGTCGCGGGCGGGATGGGCGGCGGGTCAGCGGACGCTGCCGCGACGCTCCTCGCCGTCGACACGCTCTGGGGCACCGCGCTCGGGCGTGACGAACTCCTGCGCCTTGCCGCCGAGCTGGGGGCCGACGTGCCGTTCGCCTTCGTGGGCGGGACCGCCGTGGGGACCGGCCGCGGGGACGAGCTCAGCCCGGCGCTGGCGAAGGGCGAGTTCCACTGGGTCCTCGGGCTGAGCGACGACGGGCTCTCCACGCCGGCCGTGTACCGTGCGCTCGACGAACACCGCGAGCGCTACCGGGCCGACATCGCGCCGGCCCCGTCGAACCCCGTGGTCGAGGCGAACGTGCTGCAGGCGCTGCGCGCGGGGGACCCCGACCTGCTCGCGGACTGCCTGCACAACGATCTGCAGGCACCGGCGATGCGACTGCAGCCCGCGCTCGCGAAGACCCTGGAGCTCGGTGAGAAGTCGGGTGCGCTCGCCGGGATCGTCTCCGGCAGCGGGCCGACGGTGGCGTTCCTCGTCGCGGACACCGACACCGCGCTCGAGGTCCAGGTCGCCCTGAGCGCCATCGGCATGATCGCCGTCCGCGCCACCGGCCCGGTGCACGGCGCACGCGTCGTGCACTGA
- a CDS encoding ionic transporter y4hA, giving the protein MTRILRAWPIAVPVIAAIVLVVSFGRHDLGTAVVVLVAVVLAGTVLAAVHHAEVVAHRVGEPFGSLVLAVAVTIIEVALIIALSSSGGAKAETLARDTVFSAVMITMNGLVGLAILIGTLRHNTVRFNQEGASAATMTVAALAVLTLVLPTFTTGTSDSSFTAVQLVFVAVASLALYGLFVVTQTVAHRDFFLPVNRSGGVLEESEDTHADRPAGRATLISLGLLLLALVTVVGLAKVESPAIEAGVAAVGFPPSFVGVVIALLILLPEGIAASKAAARNRIQTSLNLAMGSAMASIGLTIPAIAIASFFTDGVLLLGLGSAQIVLLALTIVAAVLTVLPGRATRLQGGVHLVIFAAFIVLSVSP; this is encoded by the coding sequence GTGACGAGGATCCTCCGGGCGTGGCCCATCGCAGTGCCCGTGATCGCCGCGATCGTGCTCGTGGTCTCCTTCGGCCGGCACGACCTCGGGACGGCGGTCGTCGTCCTCGTCGCGGTCGTCCTCGCCGGCACGGTGCTCGCGGCCGTGCACCACGCGGAGGTCGTGGCGCACCGCGTCGGCGAACCGTTCGGGTCGCTCGTGCTCGCCGTCGCCGTGACGATCATCGAGGTCGCCCTCATCATCGCGCTCTCCAGCTCCGGAGGCGCCAAGGCCGAGACACTGGCGCGGGACACGGTCTTCTCTGCGGTGATGATCACGATGAACGGGCTCGTCGGGCTCGCGATCCTGATCGGCACCCTGCGGCACAACACCGTGCGGTTCAACCAGGAGGGCGCCTCCGCCGCGACCATGACCGTCGCCGCGCTCGCGGTGCTGACGCTGGTGCTGCCGACGTTCACCACCGGCACCTCCGACTCGTCGTTCACCGCGGTCCAACTCGTGTTCGTGGCAGTGGCGTCCCTCGCGCTCTACGGGTTGTTCGTCGTCACCCAGACCGTGGCGCACCGCGACTTCTTCCTGCCGGTGAACCGGTCGGGCGGGGTCCTCGAGGAATCCGAGGACACCCACGCCGACCGTCCAGCCGGACGCGCGACGCTGATCTCGCTCGGGCTGCTGCTCCTGGCGCTCGTGACCGTGGTCGGGCTGGCGAAGGTGGAGTCGCCCGCGATCGAGGCCGGTGTCGCCGCGGTCGGGTTCCCGCCGTCGTTCGTCGGTGTCGTGATCGCGCTGCTCATCCTGCTGCCGGAGGGCATCGCGGCGTCGAAGGCCGCTGCACGCAACCGGATCCAGACGAGCCTGAACCTGGCGATGGGATCGGCGATGGCGTCGATCGGGTTGACGATCCCGGCGATCGCGATCGCCTCGTTCTTCACCGACGGGGTGCTGCTGCTCGGCCTCGGGTCGGCGCAGATCGTGCTGCTCGCGCTGACCATCGTCGCCGCGGTGCTCACGGTGCTGCCCGGACGAGCGACGCGGCTGCAGGGCGGGGTCCACCTGGTGATCTTCGCCGCGTTCATCGTCCTGTCGGTCAGCCCGTAG